From one Cynocephalus volans isolate mCynVol1 chromosome X, mCynVol1.pri, whole genome shotgun sequence genomic stretch:
- the LOC134368639 gene encoding paraneoplastic antigen Ma6F-like: protein MLRDWCRCMSVNEQRSLLILGIPDDCTEDEFQEAVHAALWPLGRQEQPGCGEESSESWLDHIRDMLYLSQHTSEGERRRRLVASLGGRALQLVCGLLEEHPDMPAQDCLAALVQVFGNKDTTMTARLKFLTCSQQPQEALFAYVMRLEGLLQMAMEKGAIHPAMADHMRARQLLLGALPNETLQVKLRGMWLEKRLPGFMDLLRLVRETEAWEATTARNEQLQIQEGAEVNRGDPAGDQGACVDEGAAQASPAVEDAALSSEVARKGMCTTADVSKGSLANEDVMQPALFTADAAEVFPPNENAASAVPDADEAAEATPDTDDTTKAAPATQEDKSAPASAGLARAGPTESPRGPTAAQMGSASGASPGGPGWGPEGLAQAGDQEAEESPLEGLKPILEESGNEEGAGETSHPEPSSGK from the exons ATGCTGCGGGACTGGTGCAGGTGTATGAGTGTGAATGAGCAGCGCTCACTGCTCATCCTGGGCATCCCAGATGACTGCACGGAGGATGAATTCCAGGAGGCCGTGCACGCTGCCCTGTGGCCCCTGGGCAG GCAGGAGCAG CCAGGCTGTGGGGAAGAGTCCTCTGAGAGCTGGCTGGACCACATCAGGGACATGCTGTACCTGTCCCAGCACACATCTGAAGGGGAGAGGAGGCGGCGGCTGGTGGCGAGCTTGGGCGGCCGCGCCCTGCAGCTCGTGTGCGGCCTCCTGGAAGAACATCCCGACATGCCTGCGCAGGACTGCCTGGCGGCGCTCGTGCAGGTGTTCGGGAACAAGGACACCACGATGACTGCACGGCTGAAGTTCCTGACTTGCTCTCAGCAACCCCAGGAGGCTCTCTTTGCCTATGTGATGCGCCTGGAAGGCCTGCTGCAGATGGCCATGGAGAAGGGGGCCATCCACCCGGCCATGGCAGACCACATGCGAGCCCGGCAGTTGCTGCTGGGGGCCCTCCCGAACGAGACGCTCCAGGTCAAACTGAGGGGCATGTGGCTGGAGAAGAGGCTGCCTGGCTTCATGGACTTGCTCCGGCTCGTTCGGGAGACTGAGGCATGGGAGGCCACCACAGCTAGGAATGAGCAGTTGCAAATCCAGGAAGGAGCTGAAGTGAATAGAGGAGACCCAGCTGGTGACCAGGGTGCCTGTGTCGATGAAGGTGCTGCCCAGGCCTCCCCAGCCGTTGAAGATGCTGCCCTTTCTAGTGAAGTTGCCAGAAAAGGTATGTGTACCACTGCAGATGTAAGCAAGGGCTCTTTAGCCAACGAAGATGTCATGCAACCTGCTCTTTTCACTGCAGATGCTGCTGAGGTCTTCCCACCCAATGAAAATGCTGCCAGCGCTGTTCCAGACGCTGATGAAGCTGCTGAGGCTACTCCTGACACTGATGATACCACAAAGGCAGCTCCTGCCACCCAGGAAGATAAGAGTGCTCCTGCCTCTGCAGGCCTGGCTCGGGCAGGGCCCACAGAGAGCCCCAGGGGCCCCACTGCAGCCCAGATGGGCAGTGCTTCTGGGGCCAGCCCCGGGGGTCCTGGCTGGGGGCCAGAGGGCCTTGCCCAGGCAGGAGACCAGGAGGCCGAGGAGTCCCCCCTGGAGGGGCTCAAGCCCATCCTGGAGGAGTCGGGAAACgaggaaggggctggggagaCGAGCCACCCCGAGCCTTCCTCAGGCAAATAG